GCTGGTGGGTGCCCTGACCGGTATGGAACCCGACCGTTGGGCCGAAGAGAAGAAACGCGGACTGACGATCGACCTCGGGTTCGCCTGGACGACCCTGCCCTCGGGGCGAGAACTCGCGTTCGTCGACGTTCCAGGACACGAGAAGTTCCTTGCGAACATGCTCGCCGGACTCGGTCCCGCACCCATCGCCTGCTTCGTCATCGCCACCGACAAGGGGTGGCAGGCCCAATCGAGTGACCACCGCGACGCGATCAATGCGCTGGGCATCACTCACGGTCTCGTCGTCATCACCCGCGCCGACCTCGTTCCTGACTCCGTTGAAACCACAAAGGAGCAGGTCAGCGCCCAACTGCGTGGTACGACACTCGAAGCGGCCCCGATCGTCACGGTCTCGGCCACGACCGGGGAGGGCCTGCCCGAGCTCATCAGCGTCCTCGACGAGGTCACGGCCACAGCCGAGCCCCCGTCCGCCTCGGGGAGGGTGCGTCTGTGGATCGACCGCGCGTTCAGCATCAAGGGAGCCGGCACGGTCGTGACCGGAACCCTCACCGCAGGCACCCTGACCACCGGCGATACCGTCGAACTGCGTGGAGACACCATCGACCGGACCGTGGGCGTGCGCGGCCTCCAGTCCCGGAACTCCACCACCACCGAGGTGGTCCCGCAAGCCCGCGTGGCCGTCAACCTCCGCGACGTCCCCGCCGACAACCTCCACCGCGGCGACGCCCTGCTCACCCCAGAAGCCTGGCCGATCGTCGACACGATCGACGTGCGCCGCACCATGGGTGAGGCCCTCGATTCCGGAATCCACGAACTCATGGCCCATATCGGCACCGCCGCCGTGCCCGCAAGACTGCGATCCTTCGCCGCCGATCATGCCCGGCTCACCCTCGACCGACCGCTTCCCCTGCAGGTCAGCGACCGGATCGTGCTGCGCGCACCGGGCAGCCGCAACGTCTTCGCCGGCCTCCTCGTCCTCGACGTCGACCCGCCCGAACTGACCCGGCGAGGCGACGGCGCCAGACGCGGACAACTGCTCGCCGAGCGTCCCAGCGAAGGCGAAATCCTCGCCGAGGTGGCCCGCCGCGGGGCCGTCGAACGCAACGTCCTCACCCGGTTCGGACTGCAGATCCCCGTCGACGACTCCCTGCCAGCCGA
Above is a window of Brevibacterium siliguriense DNA encoding:
- the selB gene encoding selenocysteine-specific translation elongation factor, whose translation is MTETPRTADAAAPGTFVIATAGHVDHGKSTLVGALTGMEPDRWAEEKKRGLTIDLGFAWTTLPSGRELAFVDVPGHEKFLANMLAGLGPAPIACFVIATDKGWQAQSSDHRDAINALGITHGLVVITRADLVPDSVETTKEQVSAQLRGTTLEAAPIVTVSATTGEGLPELISVLDEVTATAEPPSASGRVRLWIDRAFSIKGAGTVVTGTLTAGTLTTGDTVELRGDTIDRTVGVRGLQSRNSTTTEVVPQARVAVNLRDVPADNLHRGDALLTPEAWPIVDTIDVRRTMGEALDSGIHELMAHIGTAAVPARLRSFAADHARLTLDRPLPLQVSDRIVLRAPGSRNVFAGLLVLDVDPPELTRRGDGARRGQLLAERPSEGEILAEVARRGAVERNVLTRFGLQIPVDDSLPAEVEDMGGWLVHSPALTTWVEAAKSLVSRELTASPMAAGVPVKAVAEALRRTSGTGRRRSGETKDDASPNGKTPSTHPLPESTGTATRTLLGEIISRAGLEAVDGIVRPPGHVAGLGAAEAGIAEIEQRLAADPFAAPEADDLRELALGARELAVAEKAGRILRLGDGIIVSPRTPARAMRILAGLDQPFTTSQARQALGTTRRVVIPLLEHLDGRGWTRRLDTTHREVMR